The following proteins are encoded in a genomic region of Pirellulales bacterium:
- a CDS encoding TlpA family protein disulfide reductase: MRIPLWSLVWCLGVAISTSYGLETGEQLTYRGSIAKLNADKDPGDPEKTFDLELLVDAQDANGVDLSWVLTESGRGGWSWSDRCGTWKAAFDGELDNDTGPALLYDRDDASSVIPLPNVLLKPPAALAKDSNWSTDEQNYRVEEEQKLEGRDVWRLTVTNNSGRQRVVWLDKSAPLAVAIDARVFMGQGEEHQLQLRLVGRQQLTEEQRQRRMRDIGAIVALRHQMGRVGRHEEPALTERERARLIEALPEVERQVTSPALAMIVQSIRRDLDSQSARAGRVSELSRRFVGQPLGEFDLEVIGGRRLTKADLAGKVSVLHFWTYRAEPLREPYGQIGYLDFLSDKRRGDGVQIYGVAVDGRLRDADQRGAVKRGVSKLIDFMNLSYPVALDDGALLEQLGDPRLVGGQLPLFVVVGPDGRIAHYFVGCYEVERDAGLKQLDEAVSAALKVRP, translated from the coding sequence ATGCGGATACCATTGTGGTCCTTGGTTTGGTGTCTTGGCGTCGCGATTTCAACCAGTTATGGCCTGGAAACTGGTGAACAGCTCACTTATCGCGGCAGCATTGCAAAGCTCAACGCCGACAAGGATCCGGGCGACCCGGAGAAGACATTCGATCTGGAGTTGCTCGTCGACGCGCAAGATGCCAATGGTGTCGATCTGAGTTGGGTGCTGACCGAGTCCGGACGCGGTGGCTGGTCTTGGAGCGATCGCTGCGGAACTTGGAAAGCGGCCTTTGATGGCGAACTCGACAATGACACGGGGCCTGCCTTGCTCTACGATCGCGACGATGCCAGCAGCGTCATCCCATTGCCTAACGTGCTTCTAAAACCGCCGGCGGCATTAGCGAAGGACTCCAACTGGTCGACTGACGAACAGAACTACCGCGTGGAGGAGGAGCAGAAGCTGGAAGGGCGCGATGTTTGGCGACTGACCGTTACCAACAACTCCGGTCGCCAGCGAGTGGTTTGGCTCGACAAGTCGGCGCCGCTCGCCGTGGCGATTGACGCTCGAGTGTTCATGGGCCAAGGCGAGGAGCATCAACTTCAACTGCGTTTGGTTGGCCGACAACAACTCACCGAGGAGCAGCGCCAGCGGCGCATGAGGGACATTGGCGCCATCGTCGCGCTGCGCCATCAAATGGGCCGCGTCGGACGCCACGAAGAACCCGCCTTGACGGAGCGCGAGCGCGCACGACTGATCGAAGCGCTACCCGAAGTAGAGCGCCAAGTAACCAGCCCTGCGCTGGCGATGATCGTGCAATCGATTCGGCGGGATTTGGATAGTCAGTCCGCACGTGCTGGCCGGGTGAGTGAATTGTCGCGCCGGTTTGTGGGACAGCCCTTGGGCGAGTTCGATCTAGAAGTCATCGGGGGACGGCGACTCACCAAGGCGGACCTGGCGGGCAAGGTCTCCGTGTTGCACTTTTGGACCTATCGGGCCGAACCATTGCGCGAGCCGTATGGACAAATCGGCTATCTCGATTTCCTCTCTGACAAGCGGCGCGGCGATGGGGTCCAGATATACGGTGTGGCGGTCGATGGGCGATTGCGCGATGCCGATCAGCGAGGCGCGGTGAAGCGTGGCGTCAGCAAGCTGATCGACTTCATGAACCTGAGCTATCCAGTGGCGCTCGACGATGGCGCGTTACTAGAGCAGCTTGGCGATCCGCGCCTGGTCGGGGGGCAACTGCCGCTGTTCGTTGTCGTTGGTCCGGACGGGCGCATAGCGCACTACTTTGTGGGCTGCTACGAGGTCGAGCGTGATGCCGGCCTGAAGCAACTCGACGAGGCCGTCAGCGCGGCCCTCAAGGTTCGACCGTAG
- the eno gene encoding phosphopyruvate hydratase, with protein sequence MSSVIVHLHGRQILDSRGNPTVEVEVHLADGSSGRASVPSGASTGVHEAWELRDGNSAEYLGLGVSKAVENINTVLAEELLGMDALDQVELDQRMLELDGTPNKKKLGANALLGVSLAAAHAAADFAGLPLYRYLGGVGARLLPAPMMNIVNGGRHADNAVDVQEFMVMPLGFETFHDALRAGVEIFHSLKKVLKSQGLNTAVGDEGGFAPDLKSNGEALDLIMQAIEKAGYQPGTQVALALDVAATEFYDGKSRRYTIDKKQLDSSQMVQFLVDWVNKYPIVSIEDGCSEDDWDGWLALTKALGDRVQLVGDDLFVTNTKRLQQGIDRGVGNSILIKVNQIGTLTETIEAIQLAQRNGYTSIASHRSGETEDATIADLAVGLNTGQIKTGSLSRTDRTAKYNQLLRIEEDLGAAASYGGPLFRYQRKK encoded by the coding sequence ATGAGCTCGGTTATTGTCCATCTTCACGGCCGCCAGATTCTTGATAGTCGCGGCAACCCCACCGTGGAAGTCGAAGTGCATTTGGCCGACGGCTCCTCGGGGCGGGCTTCGGTCCCCAGCGGGGCCAGCACAGGAGTCCACGAGGCGTGGGAACTCCGCGACGGCAATAGCGCCGAGTACCTTGGCCTGGGCGTCTCGAAAGCTGTTGAGAACATCAACACCGTGCTCGCCGAAGAACTGCTCGGCATGGACGCGCTCGATCAGGTGGAACTCGACCAACGCATGCTGGAGTTGGACGGCACCCCCAATAAGAAGAAGCTGGGCGCCAACGCCTTGCTGGGCGTTTCTTTGGCCGCCGCGCATGCCGCCGCCGATTTTGCGGGGTTGCCGCTATACCGCTATCTCGGTGGTGTTGGCGCGCGGCTCTTGCCCGCCCCCATGATGAACATCGTCAACGGCGGGCGACATGCCGACAATGCCGTTGACGTGCAGGAATTCATGGTCATGCCGCTGGGCTTTGAAACTTTCCACGACGCGCTGCGCGCCGGCGTGGAGATCTTTCATAGCCTCAAAAAGGTGCTCAAGTCGCAGGGTCTGAACACCGCCGTCGGAGACGAGGGGGGCTTTGCTCCCGATCTCAAGAGCAATGGCGAGGCGCTCGACCTGATTATGCAGGCGATTGAGAAGGCTGGTTACCAACCGGGCACGCAAGTCGCCTTGGCGCTGGATGTCGCCGCGACGGAGTTCTATGACGGAAAAAGCCGCCGTTACACCATCGACAAAAAGCAGCTCGATTCGAGCCAGATGGTGCAGTTTCTCGTCGACTGGGTGAATAAGTACCCGATTGTTTCCATCGAAGACGGCTGCAGCGAGGACGACTGGGACGGTTGGCTGGCGCTCACCAAGGCGCTGGGCGACCGTGTGCAGCTTGTTGGCGACGACCTGTTTGTCACCAACACCAAACGCCTACAGCAAGGCATCGATCGGGGCGTGGGCAACAGCATCTTGATCAAAGTGAATCAAATCGGCACGCTCACCGAGACGATCGAGGCGATCCAGCTTGCTCAGCGCAATGGCTACACCAGCATCGCCAGCCATCGTAGTGGCGAAACAGAAGACGCCACCATCGCCGACCTGGCGGTGGGCCTCAATACCGGACAAATCAAGACCGGTTCGCTTAGCCGCACCGACCGAACCGCGAAATACAACCAGCTACTGCGGATCGAAGAAGATCTGGGTGCGGCGGCCAGCTACGGCGGACCGCTGTTTCGCTACCAGCGTAAAAAGTAG
- the dprA gene encoding DNA-processing protein DprA: MSQESPVAPDADLQDRLCLSLVAGVGPKLQRALIGHFGDAGAVLAASASQLRRVPGIGGKLSETIARARDDNDVAAELALCRANGIQVLTPEMPEYPKRLLEIYDPPGILYARGELRGEDALTIGIVGSRHATHYGATQAERLASALVRAGYTVASGLARGIDAAAHRGALVAGGRTVAVLGSGLLNIYPPEHVDLADEVASSGVLLSEAPPRARPLAGAFPQRNRLISGLSLGIIVIEASLRSGALITARHAMEQGREVFAVPGRIDNPLSKGCHALIRDGAKLIESVDDVLEELGPLARPAPTGDGRTIQHPVELQLNEIEQQVLAAIPAGATTIDEVVRASRLATPQVLATISALEMRRVVRRLGGNTIARA, from the coding sequence ATGAGCCAAGAATCGCCAGTGGCGCCCGACGCCGACCTGCAAGATCGGCTGTGCCTGTCTTTGGTGGCTGGCGTAGGCCCCAAGCTGCAGCGGGCTCTCATAGGCCATTTCGGCGACGCTGGCGCCGTGCTGGCCGCCTCCGCTAGTCAGTTGCGCCGCGTGCCCGGCATTGGCGGAAAACTGAGTGAGACCATCGCCCGTGCGCGCGACGACAATGATGTCGCGGCCGAATTGGCGCTCTGCCGGGCAAACGGCATCCAGGTGCTCACCCCGGAGATGCCGGAGTATCCAAAGCGCCTGCTGGAGATTTATGATCCGCCGGGCATCCTTTATGCTCGAGGGGAACTGCGTGGCGAAGACGCGCTGACGATCGGCATCGTTGGCTCACGGCATGCCACGCACTATGGCGCCACGCAGGCCGAGCGTTTGGCATCGGCCTTGGTGCGCGCGGGATATACAGTCGCCAGCGGCCTGGCCCGCGGTATCGACGCCGCCGCTCATCGCGGCGCGCTGGTAGCGGGTGGCCGCACCGTGGCCGTGCTTGGCAGCGGGTTATTGAATATCTACCCGCCCGAACATGTCGATCTGGCGGACGAGGTTGCCAGTTCCGGGGTGCTGCTCAGCGAGGCGCCGCCGCGTGCCCGCCCGCTGGCTGGCGCCTTTCCTCAACGCAATCGGCTGATTTCGGGCCTGTCGCTCGGCATCATCGTGATCGAGGCGTCGCTACGATCGGGGGCGCTGATTACCGCCCGCCATGCCATGGAACAAGGGCGCGAGGTGTTTGCGGTCCCTGGGCGGATCGACAATCCACTTTCCAAAGGGTGCCACGCGCTGATTCGCGACGGCGCGAAGTTGATTGAATCGGTCGACGATGTGCTGGAGGAGTTGGGCCCGCTCGCGCGGCCCGCGCCGACCGGCGACGGGCGCACGATCCAGCATCCTGTGGAATTGCAATTGAACGAAATCGAACAACAGGTGCTGGCGGCCATTCCGGCCGGCGCCACCACCATCGACGAAGTCGTGCGCGCCAGTCGGCTGGCGACCCCTCAAGTGCTCGCCACCATCAGCGCGCTCGAAATGCGCCGAGTGGTGCGGCGTTTGGGCGGCAACACCATCGCCCGCGCCTGA